A genomic region of Brevibacillus sp. JNUCC-41 contains the following coding sequences:
- the arfA gene encoding alternative ribosome rescue factor ArfA has product MNKTKKKTIGEMTNSRMRWAFDPSTRVIKNKKGKGSYNRKKEQSY; this is encoded by the coding sequence ATGAACAAAACAAAAAAGAAGACAATTGGTGAAATGACAAATAGCCGGATGCGCTGGGCCTTTGACCCCTCAACTCGTGTTATTAAAAACAAAAAAGGAAAAGGTTCTTATAACCGGAAAAAAGAGCAATCCTATTGA
- the fabF gene encoding beta-ketoacyl-ACP synthase II has product MERVVITGMGVVSPIGNNVEKFWRNLTEGKSGISTIDTFDVSNHKAKIAGIIRDFNADEILGKNEARRLDRFTQFALAAAEQAWTDSDLDIDDVNLERLGVYVGSGIGGIETFIDNVDTLREKGPRRVSPTLVPAMISNAAAAQISIKWNAMGPTMSPVSACAIGNTAIGEAFRLIRFGEADAVFAGGAEAAITDLSLASFGNATALSTRNDNPTKASRPFDVDRDGFVMSEGAGILILESLSHALRRNAKIHAEVIGYGASSDAYHMVATHPEGKGAYLAMKMALKSANISPEEIDVISAHATSTEVGDRSETLAIKKLFESKAYQIPITANKSMLGHMLGAAGGVEAIALAKSLKEGIIPPTINLEKPDSLCDLDYVPGIARKMEINTGLSNSFGFGGHNAAIVLKKYE; this is encoded by the coding sequence ATGGAAAGAGTCGTTATTACAGGAATGGGAGTAGTCTCTCCTATTGGAAACAACGTAGAAAAATTTTGGAGGAATCTGACTGAAGGGAAGTCTGGCATTTCCACTATTGATACATTTGACGTAAGTAATCATAAAGCAAAAATTGCAGGAATTATTCGTGATTTTAATGCAGATGAGATCTTAGGAAAAAATGAAGCACGACGTCTAGATCGCTTTACTCAATTTGCTTTGGCTGCTGCTGAACAAGCTTGGACTGATTCTGATTTAGATATTGATGATGTCAATCTGGAAAGACTTGGCGTATATGTTGGTTCGGGGATAGGAGGAATTGAAACATTTATTGATAATGTGGATACTCTTCGAGAGAAAGGTCCAAGAAGAGTCAGTCCAACCCTGGTACCAGCCATGATTTCAAATGCTGCCGCGGCCCAAATTAGTATTAAGTGGAACGCAATGGGACCTACTATGTCACCTGTTTCTGCTTGTGCGATCGGTAATACAGCTATTGGTGAAGCATTCAGACTTATTCGATTTGGAGAAGCTGATGCCGTTTTTGCAGGAGGAGCAGAGGCAGCTATAACAGATTTATCTTTAGCTAGTTTTGGCAATGCTACAGCATTATCAACGAGAAACGATAATCCAACTAAAGCTAGCCGTCCTTTTGATGTAGATCGAGATGGATTTGTCATGTCAGAAGGAGCAGGAATTTTAATCTTGGAATCTTTGTCTCACGCTTTACGTAGAAACGCAAAAATTCACGCTGAAGTCATTGGGTATGGTGCAAGTTCTGATGCCTATCATATGGTGGCTACACACCCAGAAGGTAAAGGAGCCTATCTTGCAATGAAAATGGCTTTGAAAAGCGCAAATATTTCTCCTGAAGAGATTGATGTCATTAGCGCTCATGCAACAAGTACAGAAGTTGGAGATCGTTCTGAGACACTGGCAATCAAAAAACTATTTGAATCAAAAGCTTATCAAATCCCAATAACAGCTAATAAATCTATGCTTGGCCACATGTTAGGAGCAGCTGGAGGCGTGGAAGCAATTGCTTTGGCAAAAAGTTTAAAGGAAGGAATCATTCCTCCAACCATCAACTTGGAAAAGCCTGACTCATTATGTGATTTAGATTATGTACCGGGTATTGCCCGTAAGATGGAAATAAATACTGGTCTATCCAATTCATTTGGTTTTGGAGGCCATAATGCAGCAATCGTTTTAAAAAAATACGAGTGA
- a CDS encoding CPBP family intramembrane glutamic endopeptidase, with protein sequence MGTNIKQTHRFIFYITILIMVIFPLVEIVLQELSLQINKQLFFFLSKLVIIYVLFLFLKKKKITLSSIRLKKVHIKYILLGILMGIVVHMLSVIFGRIQYYLLTGEWLSAEKIVSTLMESSKNISFYSIIMIGFSVAISEEILFRGILLKEYQRMNIKPAIILSALIFSIYHMTVGNLVFAFVMGISFALVTIYTESIIPAIFFHFLVNETLRILMHFPEKVTETYFKVMVSPINTITGLILFLAILTFLFIKVIKNNHFQSEKVKFFDRYIILLFLMYVIFLTIK encoded by the coding sequence ATGGGTACTAATATTAAGCAAACTCATCGCTTTATATTTTATATAACAATACTAATTATGGTTATTTTTCCTCTTGTGGAAATTGTATTACAAGAACTTTCTTTACAAATAAACAAACAATTATTTTTCTTTTTAAGTAAACTGGTAATTATCTATGTGCTTTTTCTTTTCTTAAAAAAGAAGAAAATAACCTTATCTAGCATTCGGCTTAAAAAGGTACATATAAAATATATTCTTCTTGGTATTTTAATGGGTATTGTAGTTCACATGCTATCTGTGATATTCGGTAGGATTCAATATTATCTACTAACTGGCGAATGGCTTTCTGCTGAAAAAATTGTTAGTACACTTATGGAGAGTAGTAAAAACATAAGTTTTTACAGCATTATTATGATTGGCTTTTCAGTAGCTATTAGTGAAGAAATTCTTTTTAGAGGCATATTATTAAAAGAATATCAGAGAATGAACATAAAACCGGCAATAATTTTAAGTGCTCTTATTTTTAGCATTTACCATATGACGGTTGGGAATTTGGTTTTTGCATTTGTAATGGGTATCTCTTTTGCACTAGTAACTATCTATACTGAAAGTATTATTCCGGCTATCTTTTTTCACTTTTTAGTGAATGAAACATTGAGGATCTTAATGCATTTCCCAGAAAAGGTTACTGAAACTTATTTTAAGGTAATGGTGTCTCCAATTAATACCATAACTGGTTTAATACTTTTTCTAGCTATATTAACTTTCTTATTTATAAAAGTAATAAAAAATAATCATTTTCAAAGTGAAAAAGTCAAATTCTTTGATAGGTATATTATTTTGTTGTTTTTGATGTATGTTATTTTCCTAACAATAAAATAA
- a CDS encoding sporulation protein — translation MFKKILASLGKGAATVDLQCDNRNYQAGESIQGEVVIQGGEVEQNINQLTVRLMMNVVLKQGSVSKEVAHIPLVNRDCIHPKERKVIPFHYVLPTNIPISRGTVSYYLDTHLDIEGGVDRKDVDRLVIQPQNSIQAIFNAMAQLGFRETADSGKLDQYGQEFAFFPTQQFMGQVNEVEMRFANEESGIRVWMEVDCKSGYKEIEAKREFHLNQNVLEHEAGLEKLLAKNITEAIDQPYAFTQPFSYSANQHNVRASQFNAIPGMVGGLAVGVLGTMLFTEMLEGFDIEEMFEEATEDFDGGFDSFFDNGDGES, via the coding sequence ATGTTCAAAAAGATTTTAGCAAGTTTAGGAAAAGGAGCCGCAACTGTAGACTTACAATGTGATAATCGTAATTATCAAGCGGGAGAAAGCATTCAAGGGGAGGTTGTCATTCAAGGTGGTGAGGTGGAACAGAACATTAATCAATTGACTGTCCGGCTTATGATGAATGTGGTATTAAAACAAGGAAGCGTTTCTAAGGAAGTTGCCCATATACCATTAGTTAATCGTGATTGTATTCACCCCAAAGAACGTAAGGTCATTCCTTTTCATTACGTCCTGCCTACGAATATACCTATTTCAAGGGGAACTGTCTCATACTATCTGGATACACATCTTGATATTGAGGGTGGGGTTGACCGCAAAGATGTAGACCGGCTAGTCATCCAACCCCAGAATTCTATTCAAGCCATTTTTAATGCAATGGCTCAATTAGGTTTTCGCGAGACAGCCGACTCGGGTAAACTCGACCAATATGGACAGGAATTTGCTTTTTTCCCCACTCAACAATTCATGGGACAAGTAAATGAAGTTGAAATGCGTTTTGCCAATGAAGAATCAGGTATCCGGGTCTGGATGGAAGTTGACTGTAAAAGCGGCTACAAGGAAATTGAAGCAAAACGTGAGTTTCATTTAAATCAAAATGTTCTTGAACATGAAGCCGGACTTGAAAAACTACTAGCAAAAAATATAACGGAAGCTATTGATCAGCCTTATGCTTTTACACAGCCCTTCTCTTATTCCGCAAACCAGCATAATGTTCGCGCTTCCCAATTTAACGCTATACCTGGAATGGTTGGTGGATTGGCAGTGGGTGTTTTAGGGACGATGCTATTTACTGAGATGTTGGAAGGTTTTGATATTGAGGAAATGTTTGAAGAGGCAACAGAGGATTTTGATGGGGGATTTGATTCATTTTTTGATAATGGAGATGGGGAATCCTAA
- a CDS encoding cytochrome P450, which produces MSDTDFSNDSPKGPKGRLITGHSKEFTSDTLGFLTRLANEYGEVAKIRFGPFQNVYFISNPDLIKQVLVTKQKSFLKSNDFQALKPLLGEGLLTSEKEIHMRQRRLIQPSFKKSHISNYAQDMIDITMNYISTWKNREERIITEDMMSLALGIISKTMFSLNLKEGYDELGEPIEASMRIAVKRMRTLLQLPLWVPTKNNREFKNSILRLDTVIYNIIEKRRADSERHEDMLGILMDARDDEDGLGMTNQQVRDELMTIFLAGHETTANVLSWTLYLLSQHPDVETKLFNEIDSVIGNRNPTPGDYMKLTYTQNIINESMRIYPPGYIISRKVEEDVVIGGYHFKKGDMIMLSQYVMHHKPEYFDNPESFNPERFENNFVKTLPQFAYFPFGGGARVCIGNHFAMMEAVLVLACIAQRYRIRLAPDHHEVKPLPSITLRPKRGLRMVVEERNIGGIPPEDSEIQRN; this is translated from the coding sequence GTGAGTGACACAGATTTTTCAAATGATTCTCCCAAGGGCCCAAAAGGAAGACTAATTACTGGCCATTCAAAGGAGTTTACTTCAGATACACTTGGCTTTCTTACCCGTTTAGCAAATGAATATGGAGAAGTTGCTAAAATTCGTTTTGGACCTTTCCAAAATGTTTACTTCATTTCAAATCCAGATTTAATTAAGCAGGTACTTGTAACAAAACAAAAATCCTTCTTGAAATCAAATGACTTCCAAGCTTTAAAACCATTACTTGGAGAAGGCCTTCTTACAAGTGAAAAGGAAATTCACATGCGCCAAAGAAGGCTTATTCAACCTTCTTTCAAAAAGTCTCATATTAGCAATTATGCCCAGGATATGATTGATATAACAATGAACTATATTTCCACTTGGAAAAACAGGGAAGAACGGATTATTACGGAGGATATGATGAGCCTTGCTCTCGGTATCATCAGCAAGACCATGTTCAGTTTGAACCTCAAAGAAGGATATGACGAGCTCGGGGAACCTATAGAAGCATCTATGAGAATTGCTGTTAAAAGGATGAGAACACTTCTTCAATTGCCACTATGGGTTCCGACTAAAAATAACCGTGAATTTAAAAATTCGATACTAAGACTTGATACAGTGATTTATAACATTATTGAAAAACGTAGGGCAGATTCAGAAAGACATGAGGACATGCTTGGGATTTTAATGGATGCTCGAGATGATGAGGATGGCTTAGGTATGACAAACCAGCAGGTACGTGATGAGCTAATGACCATTTTCCTTGCCGGTCACGAAACAACTGCAAACGTGCTTTCCTGGACCTTATACTTGCTTTCACAACACCCTGATGTGGAAACTAAACTTTTCAATGAAATAGATAGCGTAATCGGCAATCGTAACCCTACTCCTGGCGATTATATGAAATTAACGTACACACAAAATATTATCAATGAATCAATGCGCATATACCCTCCTGGCTATATCATATCAAGGAAGGTGGAGGAGGATGTGGTAATAGGAGGATATCATTTTAAAAAAGGCGATATGATCATGTTAAGTCAGTATGTGATGCACCACAAGCCAGAGTATTTTGATAATCCAGAGTCTTTTAATCCAGAGCGATTTGAAAACAACTTTGTGAAAACTCTACCTCAGTTCGCTTACTTTCCGTTTGGCGGAGGGGCAAGAGTTTGTATCGGTAATCATTTCGCAATGATGGAAGCTGTGCTTGTCCTAGCGTGCATTGCTCAACGATATCGGATAAGGCTTGCGCCGGACCATCATGAAGTAAAGCCGCTTCCGTCTATTACACTCAGACCGAAGCGTGGATTGCGCATGGTAGTCGAAGAAAGAAATATAGGAGGTATCCCACCAGAAGATTCTGAAATTCAAAGGAATTAA
- a CDS encoding fumarylacetoacetate hydrolase family protein, with protein MRKDIKNIYCVGRNYALHAKELNNEIPTSPFLFSKPTHSLVEAKGQSIALPGNQGSVHFETELVIHIAKQYEPGMKVDEMVDAMAIGLDLTLRDVQSQLKQKQHPWLLAKGFKNSAVVSDFIPFPGVEACEQLDFSLLKNGERVQVGNIKDLLFDLQTIIEFTEEHFGLGKGDIIFTGTPSGVGPLSDQDKLSLNWGGNEIGSCSVTLNS; from the coding sequence ATGAGGAAAGACATTAAAAATATTTATTGTGTAGGTCGAAACTATGCCTTGCATGCAAAAGAGTTGAATAATGAAATCCCAACGTCCCCTTTTTTATTTTCAAAACCAACTCATTCGCTTGTTGAAGCAAAAGGTCAGTCAATTGCTTTGCCGGGTAATCAGGGTTCCGTTCATTTTGAAACTGAACTTGTCATACATATCGCAAAGCAGTACGAACCAGGAATGAAAGTAGATGAAATGGTTGATGCGATGGCAATTGGGTTGGATTTAACACTTAGAGATGTTCAATCACAGTTAAAACAGAAACAGCACCCTTGGCTTTTGGCTAAAGGTTTCAAAAATTCAGCTGTTGTTAGTGATTTCATTCCATTTCCAGGTGTCGAAGCATGTGAACAATTAGATTTTTCCTTGTTAAAGAATGGAGAGCGTGTACAAGTCGGAAATATTAAAGACTTACTATTTGATTTGCAAACGATTATAGAATTTACAGAAGAGCATTTTGGACTTGGGAAAGGAGATATTATTTTTACAGGTACTCCAAGTGGTGTAGGACCTCTTTCAGACCAAGACAAGCTTTCACTAAACTGGGGTGGAAATGAAATTGGATCCTGTTCAGTTACACTGAACTCATGA
- a CDS encoding helix-turn-helix transcriptional regulator, producing MNDKTRLEALSSFLKSKRSQIKPESIGIPAGTRRRTPGLRREEVAHLAGVSTTWYTWLEQGRDIKVSTSVLDCISTALQLNNDEREYLYDLALEVKSSIIHRKKDQPKLSPSLERILAELTYCPTIITDRHCHIVGWNNAAAHVFLDFEQLPDDQRNLIHLIFTRKELKALAVNWEHFVKGFLAIFRAYYGHYLGDEWYNLFIKEMSDSHPEFQSLWQESQVSKAPEMMIEFRHAKAGKMLFNLTSLQVQGDMDLRCSIYTPVEGTATEDKLKRLMKKISIESS from the coding sequence ATGAATGATAAAACCAGGCTTGAAGCTTTGTCTTCATTTTTGAAATCGAAGCGATCCCAAATAAAGCCTGAATCTATAGGTATACCTGCTGGTACACGGAGAAGAACACCTGGCTTACGAAGAGAAGAAGTTGCACATTTGGCGGGAGTCAGTACTACTTGGTATACGTGGCTAGAGCAAGGACGGGATATAAAGGTCTCCACAAGCGTATTGGATTGCATATCTACAGCTCTACAATTAAATAATGATGAACGGGAGTATCTATATGATTTAGCTTTAGAAGTGAAATCATCCATTATTCATCGAAAGAAGGATCAGCCAAAACTAAGTCCTTCTTTGGAAAGAATTTTAGCTGAGTTAACGTATTGTCCTACTATCATTACAGATCGACATTGTCATATTGTAGGCTGGAACAATGCTGCTGCTCATGTATTTTTAGATTTTGAACAACTCCCGGATGACCAACGAAATTTGATCCATCTAATATTTACAAGAAAAGAATTAAAAGCATTAGCTGTGAATTGGGAGCATTTTGTTAAAGGGTTTCTTGCCATTTTTCGTGCCTATTATGGTCACTACTTAGGGGATGAATGGTATAACCTATTCATTAAAGAAATGAGTGATTCCCACCCGGAATTTCAATCTTTATGGCAAGAAAGTCAAGTGAGCAAAGCTCCAGAAATGATGATTGAATTTAGACATGCTAAAGCCGGAAAGATGCTGTTTAATTTAACTTCTCTCCAAGTCCAGGGGGACATGGACTTAAGGTGCAGTATCTATACACCAGTAGAGGGAACAGCTACAGAAGATAAATTAAAAAGATTAATGAAGAAAATCTCCATTGAAAGTTCATAA
- a CDS encoding MarR family winged helix-turn-helix transcriptional regulator, translating to MKNNQEKKYLDNWLSLTNIQMSITNELESALQKNHNLSLKEFYVLYFLSKTSEKQLRLQQLQEMVGLSQSAISRLVVRLEAKSCGVLQRQICEDDRRGIYTRLTRIGEEKLQISLNTVHEILHSAFSKGNLQDELQSLIQKL from the coding sequence ATGAAAAACAACCAAGAAAAGAAGTATTTAGATAATTGGCTATCTCTTACTAATATTCAAATGAGCATTACGAATGAACTGGAAAGTGCTTTGCAAAAAAATCATAACCTTTCGTTAAAAGAGTTTTACGTTCTATACTTTTTATCCAAAACAAGCGAAAAACAATTGAGGCTACAACAATTACAAGAGATGGTAGGATTAAGTCAAAGTGCTATATCTAGGCTGGTAGTCAGACTGGAAGCAAAAAGCTGCGGCGTTTTACAAAGACAAATATGCGAAGATGATCGACGAGGTATTTACACACGTTTAACTAGAATAGGTGAAGAAAAACTACAAATTTCCTTAAATACTGTTCATGAAATTCTGCACTCTGCTTTTTCGAAAGGAAACCTTCAAGATGAGTTACAATCCTTAATCCAGAAATTGTAA